In one window of Duganella dendranthematis DNA:
- a CDS encoding SRPBCC domain-containing protein produces the protein MSDIIWPAAYLPGTTDNYVSNEITVAGLSAADVWAQLDNTDAWPGYYSNASEICFHDGSGPTLSAGARFRFTTFGFAVEAEVVEYVPPAPGQAARVAWHGWVEGDAAGRLDVHHAWLFEDLPGGRVRILTQETQNGQPARELAVTTPNPMLNAHQDWITGLAGAARRALAGGLES, from the coding sequence ATGAGCGACATTATCTGGCCGGCGGCATATCTGCCCGGCACCACCGACAACTACGTATCGAATGAAATCACCGTGGCGGGCCTCAGCGCCGCCGACGTCTGGGCGCAACTGGATAACACCGACGCATGGCCTGGCTATTACAGCAACGCGTCGGAGATCTGCTTCCACGATGGCAGCGGCCCGACGCTGAGCGCCGGCGCGCGCTTCCGCTTCACCACGTTCGGCTTCGCGGTCGAGGCGGAAGTGGTCGAGTATGTGCCGCCGGCGCCTGGTCAGGCGGCACGCGTGGCGTGGCATGGATGGGTGGAGGGCGACGCCGCTGGGCGGCTGGATGTGCATCACGCCTGGCTGTTCGAAGACTTGCCGGGCGGCCGCGTGCGGATCCTGACGCAGGAAACGCAAAATGGCCAGCCAGCCCGCGAGCTGGCTGTCACCACGCCGAATCCGATGCTGAATGCACATCAGGATTGGATCACTGGACTGGCTGGCGCTGCACGGCGCGCACTGGCAGGCGGACTAGAGAGCTAA
- the lolA gene encoding outer membrane lipoprotein chaperone LolA has protein sequence MKRFKSMAVLTAGLVLAGAASVASASALEQFKSFVSSTKAAKGEFVQTQVKGTNGDTPKANKNSSGTFVFARPGKFIWTYSKPYEQVLQADGDQMFIYDKDLNQVTTKKLGDALGSSPAAILFGSNDLEKNFTLSEGGTRDGLEWLKAVPKAKDTSFEQITIGLKDGLPAAMELKDSFGQTSVLKFSKIEKNPALSATSFKFVMPKGADVFNN, from the coding sequence ATGAAGCGTTTTAAATCGATGGCCGTGCTGACTGCCGGCCTGGTGCTTGCCGGCGCGGCCAGTGTGGCCAGCGCCAGCGCGCTGGAACAGTTCAAGTCCTTCGTCTCGTCGACCAAGGCGGCCAAGGGCGAATTCGTTCAGACCCAGGTAAAGGGCACCAACGGCGACACGCCGAAGGCCAACAAGAATTCCAGCGGCACGTTTGTGTTTGCCCGTCCCGGCAAGTTCATCTGGACTTACTCGAAACCGTACGAGCAGGTGTTGCAGGCCGATGGCGACCAGATGTTCATCTACGACAAGGATCTGAACCAGGTCACCACCAAGAAACTGGGCGATGCGCTGGGCTCGTCGCCGGCCGCCATCCTGTTCGGCAGCAATGACCTGGAAAAGAACTTCACGCTGTCGGAGGGTGGCACCCGCGACGGCCTGGAATGGCTGAAAGCCGTGCCGAAAGCCAAGGACACCAGCTTCGAGCAAATCACCATCGGCCTCAAGGACGGCTTGCCGGCCGCGATGGAGCTGAAGGATTCCTTCGGCCAGACCTCGGTGCTGAAGTTCAGCAAGATCGAAAAAAATCCTGCGCTGAGTGCCACCAGTTTTAAATTCGTCATGCCCAAGGGCGCCGACGTATTCAATAATTAA
- a CDS encoding replication-associated recombination protein A — translation MADLFSTEPRQPLAEALRPKTLDEVIGQRHLLGPGKPLRLAFDSGQPHSMILWGPPGTGKTTLARLTAKAYDCEFIALSAVFSGVKDIRAAMEQAQHKLDMGKHTILFVDEIHRFNKSQQDALLPYAESGLVTLIGATTENPSFEVNSALLSRAQVYVLKSFDEAELRQMVDRARDKVLTQLEFEDAAIDTLIGYADGDGRRLLNLLEVTGTAANAAKTNKITAEFIQNALTLNARRFDKGGDNFYDQISALHKSVRGSNPDAALYWLCRMLDGGADARYLSRRIVRMAWEDIGLADPRAMQIANDAATTFERLGSPEGELALGQAVIYLAIAAKSNAGYNAFNEAMAFVRKDKSREVPVHLRNAPTKLMKELGYGHDYRYAHDEPHAYAAGETYFPDDMREPGWYQPVPRGLEAKVADKLAFLRQLDKDAGKS, via the coding sequence ATGGCAGATTTATTTTCCACCGAACCACGGCAGCCGCTGGCCGAAGCGCTGCGGCCCAAGACGCTCGATGAGGTCATCGGCCAGCGCCACCTGCTGGGGCCGGGCAAGCCGCTGCGTCTGGCGTTCGACTCGGGGCAGCCGCATTCGATGATTTTGTGGGGGCCGCCGGGCACCGGCAAGACCACGCTGGCGCGCCTGACCGCCAAGGCCTACGACTGCGAATTCATCGCCTTGTCGGCGGTGTTCTCGGGGGTCAAGGATATCCGCGCCGCGATGGAGCAGGCGCAGCACAAACTGGACATGGGCAAGCACACCATCCTGTTTGTCGACGAAATCCACCGTTTCAATAAATCTCAGCAGGACGCGTTGCTGCCGTATGCCGAATCCGGACTGGTGACGCTGATCGGCGCCACCACGGAGAATCCTTCGTTCGAGGTCAACTCGGCCTTGCTGTCGCGCGCGCAGGTCTACGTGCTGAAGTCGTTTGACGAAGCCGAACTGCGGCAGATGGTCGACCGCGCCCGCGACAAGGTGCTGACCCAGCTGGAGTTCGAGGACGCGGCGATCGACACGCTGATCGGCTATGCCGACGGCGACGGCCGCCGCCTGCTCAATCTGCTGGAAGTAACTGGCACCGCCGCCAACGCCGCCAAGACCAACAAAATTACCGCCGAGTTCATCCAGAACGCGCTGACCTTGAACGCGCGCCGCTTCGACAAGGGCGGCGACAATTTCTACGACCAGATCTCGGCCCTGCACAAATCGGTGCGCGGCTCGAATCCGGACGCCGCGCTGTACTGGCTGTGCCGCATGCTGGATGGCGGCGCCGATGCGCGCTACCTGTCGCGCCGCATCGTCCGCATGGCGTGGGAAGACATCGGCCTGGCCGATCCGCGCGCGATGCAAATCGCCAACGATGCCGCCACCACGTTCGAGCGGCTCGGCTCGCCGGAAGGCGAACTGGCGCTGGGGCAGGCGGTGATCTATCTGGCCATCGCCGCCAAGAGCAACGCTGGCTACAACGCCTTTAACGAAGCCATGGCGTTTGTGCGCAAGGACAAGTCGCGCGAAGTGCCGGTGCACCTGCGCAACGCCCCGACCAAGCTGATGAAGGAACTGGGCTACGGCCACGACTACCGCTACGCCCACGACGAGCCGCACGCCTACGCCGCCGGCGAAACCTACTTCCCCGACGACATGCGCGAGCCCGGCTGGTATCAACCGGTGCCGCGCGGGCTGGAAGCCAAGGTCGCCGACAAGCTGGCGTTCCTGCGACAGTTGGATAAGGACGCCGGGAAAAGCTAA
- the trxB gene encoding thioredoxin-disulfide reductase, with protein MTTPKHARVLILGSGPAGYSAAIYAARANLNPMLVTGVEQGGQLMTTTDVENWPADPMGVTGPDLMQRFLQHAERFNTQIVFDHIHTVKLQEKPIRLIGDSHEYTCDSLIIATGASAQYLGLPSEQEFMGKGVSACATCDGFFYRNQDVAVIGGGNTAVEEALYLSNIAKKVTLVHRRDKFRAEAILIDRLNAKVAEGKVEIKYNHTLQEVLGNEGGVTGVKLQSTETGAVTDVTVHGLFVAIGHKPNTGIFEGQLDMHNGYIKTKTGSEGMATATSVPGVFAAGDVQDHIYRQAITSAGTGCMAALDAQRYLEGQE; from the coding sequence ATGACCACTCCTAAACACGCGCGCGTATTGATCCTCGGCTCCGGCCCTGCCGGCTACAGCGCAGCCATTTACGCAGCCCGCGCCAACCTGAACCCGATGCTGGTGACCGGCGTTGAGCAAGGCGGCCAGCTGATGACCACCACCGACGTGGAAAACTGGCCAGCCGACCCGATGGGCGTGACCGGTCCGGACCTGATGCAGCGTTTCCTGCAGCACGCCGAGCGCTTCAACACGCAAATCGTGTTTGACCACATCCATACCGTGAAGTTGCAGGAAAAGCCGATTCGCCTGATCGGCGACAGCCATGAATACACCTGCGATTCGCTGATCATCGCCACCGGCGCCTCGGCCCAGTACCTCGGTCTGCCGTCGGAGCAGGAATTCATGGGCAAAGGCGTGTCGGCCTGCGCCACCTGCGACGGCTTCTTCTACCGCAACCAGGACGTGGCGGTGATCGGCGGCGGCAACACCGCGGTCGAGGAAGCGCTGTACCTGTCGAACATCGCCAAGAAAGTCACGCTGGTGCACCGCCGCGACAAGTTCCGTGCCGAAGCCATCCTGATCGACCGCCTGAACGCCAAGGTCGCCGAAGGCAAGGTCGAGATCAAGTACAACCACACGCTGCAGGAAGTGCTGGGCAATGAAGGCGGCGTCACCGGCGTCAAGCTGCAATCGACCGAGACCGGCGCCGTCACCGACGTCACCGTGCACGGCCTGTTCGTGGCGATCGGCCACAAGCCGAACACCGGCATCTTCGAAGGCCAGCTGGACATGCACAACGGCTACATCAAGACCAAAACCGGCAGCGAAGGCATGGCCACCGCCACCAGCGTACCGGGCGTGTTTGCCGCCGGCGACGTGCAGGACCACATCTACCGCCAGGCGATCACCAGCGCCGGCACCGGTTGCATGGCCGCACTGGATGCCCAGCGTTACCTGGAAGGCCAGGAGTAA
- a CDS encoding BPSL0067 family protein has protein sequence MIKTFIYYARLNMSFVYKEVRSLEGRDKVGNAECVTLIKAYTKAGWTGGWRQGASVMGNRALPQGTAIANFVDGKWPGKAHGNHSAFYMGQVSDGIYILDQWPGKPKIGKRFVRRQGRDARGNSSILQTTPMHFS, from the coding sequence ATGATCAAGACTTTCATCTACTATGCGAGGTTGAATATGTCGTTCGTTTACAAGGAAGTGCGGTCGCTCGAAGGCAGGGACAAGGTTGGAAATGCAGAGTGCGTCACGCTAATTAAGGCATATACGAAAGCCGGCTGGACTGGTGGCTGGAGGCAAGGTGCCAGCGTAATGGGAAATCGCGCTTTGCCGCAGGGGACAGCGATTGCCAATTTTGTTGATGGTAAGTGGCCCGGCAAGGCCCACGGCAATCATTCTGCGTTTTATATGGGGCAGGTGTCGGACGGAATTTATATCCTCGATCAATGGCCTGGCAAGCCGAAGATCGGCAAGCGTTTCGTTCGGCGCCAGGGGCGGGATGCGCGGGGCAACTCATCAATCCTTCAGACAACGCCGATGCATTTTTCGTGA
- a CDS encoding STY0301 family protein: MKKFLIATAAGWHVSAAQVFAAPVHYQCPQELPAAAVRVQSQPGWTSFVGSPLYLHGAAAADGPPARLGILRGEDGKRGKTSWTQKYSLEGTYPEGKWLRCDYGALGEISLGMRLPDNVRACVVTGKKGVHAGENEFDIVCY; encoded by the coding sequence ATGAAGAAATTTCTCATTGCGACGGCAGCCGGTTGGCACGTATCGGCAGCACAAGTTTTTGCCGCTCCCGTCCATTATCAGTGCCCTCAAGAACTTCCCGCCGCTGCGGTACGGGTTCAATCTCAGCCTGGCTGGACGAGCTTTGTCGGCTCGCCACTCTATCTTCACGGCGCCGCCGCCGCTGATGGTCCGCCTGCCCGTCTTGGCATTTTGCGGGGCGAGGATGGCAAGAGGGGCAAGACGTCGTGGACGCAAAAATATTCGCTCGAAGGTACTTATCCGGAGGGAAAGTGGCTACGTTGCGATTATGGCGCATTGGGCGAAATTTCCTTGGGGATGCGCCTGCCTGACAACGTTAGAGCGTGCGTCGTTACCGGGAAAAAGGGTGTGCATGCAGGAGAAAACGAGTTCGATATCGTATGCTACTAG
- a CDS encoding DNA translocase FtsK, translated as MSSKKVQERTPRTAAAAASSSSGYTRTPTERQPLPNRLVRLLSEARWLALAVLGLYFVLILATYNKTDPGWSHETLVPKVANVGGRAGAWLSDLLLYIFGISAWWWAFCMLRLVWKGYRRLTHKYVLSTEPEPEHAQEGLIRWIGFALLFIGSVGLEFLRLRTLTSHAQLPRTSGGVLGELIGHSAHVAFGFTGATLLLLLLFGLGFSLFFHVSWLAVAERIGGAVENAIDWFIQRYQYREDRRQGEVAAVKREEVVVHERAKHVEKHPVAEPSIKVEPQVVTVVKSERVEKERQASLFKDLPQATGDGALPALSLLDEAAETQETISIETLEFTSRLIEKKLSDFGVDAKVVAAYPGPVVTRYEIEPATGVKGSQIVNLARDLARSLSLTSIRVVETIPGKNYMALELPNPKRQIVRLSEIVGSKVYHDNPSPLTVALGKDIAGKPVVADLAKMPHLLVAGTTGSGKSVGINATILSLLYKSDPRDVRMILIDPKMLEMSVYEGIPHLLAPVVTDMRQAGHALNWAVNEMERRYKLMSKLGVRNLAGYNAKIAEAKKREEHIPNPFSLTPDSPEPLEKLPTIVIIIDELADLMMVVGKKVEELIARIAQKARAAGLHLILATQRPSVDVITGLIKANIPTRIAFQVSSKIDSRTILDQMGAEALLGMGDMLYMPPGTGLPVRVHGAFVSDDEVHRVVKHLKTTGEPDYVDGILEGGTLEGEGGGADGAAPGEGGGEADPMYDQAVQVVLKNRRASISLVQRHLRIGYNRAARLLEQMENSGVVSPMQSNGNREILVPVASAE; from the coding sequence ATGAGCAGTAAAAAAGTTCAGGAACGCACGCCGCGCACCGCCGCAGCCGCCGCTTCCTCATCGTCCGGCTACACCCGCACGCCTACCGAACGCCAGCCCCTGCCGAACCGGCTGGTGCGGCTGCTGTCGGAGGCGCGCTGGCTGGCGCTGGCCGTGCTGGGCCTGTATTTCGTGCTGATCCTGGCCACCTACAACAAGACCGATCCCGGCTGGTCGCATGAGACGCTGGTGCCGAAAGTCGCCAATGTGGGCGGCCGTGCCGGCGCCTGGCTGTCCGACCTGCTGCTCTATATCTTCGGCATTTCCGCCTGGTGGTGGGCATTCTGCATGTTGCGGCTTGTGTGGAAGGGCTATCGCCGGCTGACCCATAAATATGTGCTGTCGACCGAACCGGAGCCGGAACACGCGCAGGAGGGCCTGATCCGCTGGATCGGCTTCGCGCTGCTGTTCATCGGCAGTGTCGGGCTGGAGTTTTTGCGCCTGCGCACGCTGACCAGCCATGCGCAGCTGCCGCGCACCTCGGGCGGTGTGCTGGGCGAGCTGATCGGGCATTCGGCGCATGTGGCGTTCGGCTTCACCGGCGCCACCTTGCTGCTGTTGCTGCTGTTCGGCCTGGGCTTCAGCCTGTTCTTCCATGTGTCGTGGCTGGCGGTGGCCGAGCGTATCGGCGGCGCCGTCGAGAACGCCATTGACTGGTTCATCCAGCGCTACCAGTACCGCGAAGACCGCCGGCAGGGCGAAGTGGCGGCCGTCAAGCGCGAGGAGGTGGTGGTGCACGAGCGCGCCAAGCACGTCGAGAAACATCCGGTGGCCGAGCCGTCGATCAAGGTCGAGCCGCAGGTGGTCACCGTGGTCAAGTCCGAGCGGGTCGAGAAGGAGCGTCAGGCCAGCCTGTTCAAGGATCTGCCGCAGGCGACCGGCGATGGCGCCTTGCCGGCCTTGTCCCTGCTGGATGAGGCGGCGGAGACACAGGAAACCATTTCCATCGAGACGCTGGAATTCACCAGCCGCCTGATCGAGAAGAAGCTGTCCGACTTTGGCGTGGACGCCAAGGTGGTGGCGGCCTACCCGGGGCCGGTGGTGACGCGCTACGAGATCGAGCCGGCCACCGGCGTCAAGGGCAGCCAGATCGTCAACCTGGCGCGCGACCTGGCGCGTTCGCTGTCGCTGACCTCGATCCGCGTGGTCGAGACTATCCCGGGCAAGAATTACATGGCGCTGGAGCTGCCGAATCCGAAACGCCAGATCGTGCGTCTGAGCGAGATCGTCGGTTCCAAGGTCTACCACGACAATCCGTCGCCGCTGACCGTGGCGCTGGGCAAGGACATCGCCGGCAAGCCGGTGGTGGCCGACCTGGCCAAGATGCCGCACTTGCTGGTCGCCGGTACCACCGGTTCGGGTAAATCGGTGGGGATCAACGCCACCATCCTGTCGCTGCTGTACAAGTCCGACCCGCGCGACGTGCGCATGATCCTGATCGATCCGAAGATGCTGGAGATGTCGGTGTACGAAGGCATTCCGCACCTGCTGGCGCCGGTGGTGACCGACATGCGCCAGGCCGGCCACGCGCTGAACTGGGCGGTCAACGAGATGGAGCGCCGCTACAAGCTGATGTCCAAGCTGGGCGTGCGCAACCTGGCCGGCTACAACGCCAAGATCGCCGAGGCCAAGAAGCGCGAAGAACATATTCCGAATCCGTTCAGCCTGACGCCGGATTCGCCTGAGCCGCTGGAGAAACTGCCGACCATCGTCATCATCATCGACGAGCTGGCCGACCTGATGATGGTGGTCGGCAAGAAGGTGGAAGAGCTGATCGCGCGTATCGCGCAAAAGGCGCGTGCGGCCGGCCTGCACTTGATTCTGGCGACGCAGCGCCCATCTGTAGACGTGATTACCGGTTTGATCAAGGCGAATATTCCGACCCGTATCGCGTTCCAGGTGTCGTCCAAGATCGACTCGCGCACAATTCTCGACCAGATGGGCGCGGAAGCGCTGCTGGGTATGGGCGACATGCTGTATATGCCGCCTGGCACCGGTTTGCCGGTGCGGGTGCACGGCGCGTTTGTGTCGGATGACGAGGTGCACCGGGTGGTCAAGCACCTGAAGACTACCGGCGAGCCGGACTACGTGGACGGCATCCTCGAAGGCGGCACGCTGGAAGGCGAGGGCGGCGGCGCCGATGGCGCGGCGCCGGGCGAAGGCGGCGGCGAGGCCGATCCGATGTACGATCAGGCGGTACAGGTGGTATTGAAGAATCGCCGGGCGTCGATCTCGCTGGTGCAGCGGCATTTGCGCATCGGCTACAACCGCGCGGCGCGCTTGCTGGAACAAATGGAAAATAGTGGCGTCGTCTCACCGATGCAATCGAACGGCAACCGCGAGATTCTGGTGCCGGTTGCCAGTGCAGAATAA
- a CDS encoding Smr/MutS family protein, with amino-acid sequence MGLKDFADLKSLSKQLKEQAETRAVKEAERVQQQKKQVVEANLFQTALGGVKRMPVSDRYVPPSVPKGVGAAATTAPARKLTQAEDDAAVLKESLSDLFEVDHYLEDDPALNYSAPGVGPDVMKKLRKGHWPVQDELDLHGMNRDQARDALGAFLSKAGLRNQRCVCVIHGRGFGSRGQEPVLKSMVHSWLVQKGVVAFCQARNHEGGEGALIVLLRAALQPQR; translated from the coding sequence GTGGGCCTGAAAGACTTCGCCGACCTCAAATCCTTGAGCAAACAGCTCAAGGAGCAGGCCGAAACGCGCGCCGTCAAGGAGGCGGAGCGCGTCCAGCAGCAGAAGAAACAAGTGGTGGAAGCCAACCTGTTCCAGACCGCGCTGGGCGGCGTCAAGCGCATGCCGGTGTCGGACCGCTATGTGCCGCCGTCGGTGCCCAAGGGTGTCGGCGCAGCGGCCACGACAGCCCCCGCCCGCAAGCTGACGCAGGCGGAAGACGACGCGGCGGTGTTGAAGGAATCGTTGTCGGACCTGTTTGAAGTCGACCATTATCTGGAAGACGATCCGGCGCTGAATTATTCGGCGCCGGGCGTGGGTCCGGATGTAATGAAGAAGCTGCGCAAGGGCCACTGGCCGGTGCAGGACGAGCTGGACCTGCACGGCATGAACCGCGACCAGGCGCGCGATGCGCTGGGCGCGTTCCTGAGCAAAGCCGGGCTACGCAACCAGCGCTGCGTGTGCGTCATCCACGGACGCGGCTTCGGCTCGCGCGGCCAGGAGCCGGTACTGAAATCGATGGTGCACAGCTGGCTGGTGCAAAAAGGCGTGGTGGCGTTCTGCCAGGCGCGCAATCACGAAGGTGGCGAAGGCGCGTTGATCGTGCTGCTGCGCGCCGCCCTGCAACCTCAGCGCTAA